Proteins from a genomic interval of candidate division KSB1 bacterium:
- the flgK gene encoding flagellar hook-associated protein FlgK: protein MSTLNGILELSKRSLMAHQLVANVIGNNVANVNTPGYSRQVANLVPSPSVQTAWGPMGTGVEVGDVSRYRDAFLDLQYRQSVSKQAHWEALSRSLSEVEAMFNDPGESGLQAALDEFWNAWSDLANDPENTTARAVVREKGMALAATFRRIGNYLREHIQAVDSEARKLVADANAALREVADLNSKIQFVRAQGGSANELMDQRDRLLDQLSEWIGARALVSTDGSVRVLVGTEVLVEAAEARPIQIHDLGEQEMALAQFLGPSGAPLGLVECKLSGLLEVRDAALRSYLAELDEIVGTLVREVNLRHRQGYTLKGERAGDFFESTALSATQIRLADGILEDLTNIAASSEDTLGDNQVALSIASLRSAKVMRGSDSLLEAYSSLIGRLGSLSAQAEDSVRNQEVITQTLENQRARVQGVSLDEEMVELIKFQHAYRASAQVARVVDEMMQAVLAMVR, encoded by the coding sequence GTGTCGACTTTGAATGGCATCCTCGAGCTCAGTAAGCGCTCCCTGATGGCGCATCAGCTGGTGGCCAACGTCATCGGCAACAACGTGGCCAACGTCAACACGCCGGGCTACTCCAGACAGGTGGCGAACCTGGTTCCTTCGCCCTCGGTCCAGACCGCCTGGGGACCTATGGGTACCGGCGTCGAGGTCGGGGATGTGAGCCGTTACCGGGACGCCTTCTTGGACCTGCAGTATCGCCAGAGTGTGAGCAAACAAGCCCACTGGGAAGCGCTCTCCCGCTCCCTCTCAGAAGTGGAGGCGATGTTTAATGACCCGGGCGAGAGCGGACTCCAGGCGGCATTGGACGAGTTCTGGAATGCGTGGAGCGATCTTGCTAATGACCCCGAGAATACGACGGCACGCGCCGTGGTGCGCGAGAAGGGGATGGCCCTGGCAGCTACGTTTCGGCGCATCGGCAACTATCTGCGCGAACACATTCAGGCCGTCGACAGCGAGGCGCGGAAACTGGTAGCCGATGCCAATGCCGCATTGCGAGAAGTGGCCGACCTCAACTCGAAGATCCAATTCGTCCGCGCCCAGGGTGGTTCGGCAAACGAGCTAATGGATCAAAGGGACCGTCTGCTGGACCAGCTTTCTGAGTGGATCGGAGCCCGCGCCTTGGTCTCTACCGATGGATCGGTACGGGTGCTGGTGGGCACAGAGGTTCTGGTTGAGGCTGCGGAAGCTCGCCCGATCCAGATCCACGATTTGGGTGAGCAGGAGATGGCGCTTGCTCAATTCCTCGGTCCCTCGGGCGCTCCTCTGGGACTGGTCGAGTGTAAGCTCTCAGGCCTCCTGGAGGTGCGCGACGCCGCTCTTCGCTCGTACCTCGCCGAGCTCGACGAGATCGTAGGCACCCTGGTCCGCGAGGTCAACCTTCGGCACCGGCAGGGCTACACGCTGAAAGGGGAGAGGGCGGGGGACTTTTTCGAGAGCACGGCACTTTCGGCCACGCAGATTCGCCTTGCGGACGGCATCCTGGAGGATCTGACCAACATTGCGGCCTCCAGCGAGGACACGCTGGGCGACAACCAGGTGGCGCTCTCCATTGCCTCTTTGCGTTCCGCGAAGGTCATGCGCGGGAGCGATTCCCTTCTGGAGGCCTACTCCAGCCTCATCGGCCGACTCGGTAGTCTTTCCGCACAGGCCGAGGACTCGGTGAGGAACCAGGAGGTCATCACGCAGACCCTCGAAAACCAGAGGGCCCGGGTCCAGGGAGTCTCACTGGACGAGGAGATGGTGGAGCTGATCAAGTTCCAGCACGCCTATCGGGCTTCGGCCCAGGTGGCGCGAGTGGTAGACGAGATGATGCAAGCCGTTCTAGCCATGGTCAGGTAA